A section of the Elusimicrobiota bacterium genome encodes:
- a CDS encoding DUF4384 domain-containing protein: protein MRRCLLLLPLILGATACAGAKAKPTATKPDYEAVKARAEKSLNEVEPGLGEAKKAKTAPAPAAVAAVPESPAPSSQIGEKDPKLGCTWVRAEAKVTVNEDQSRSQVRAAAMEKARNAAMHDLLGVDVNSRSLDFQQEGLRGQTNLIESILRTTRRGRIINEKVALDQYCDLGDCRQCGYAVALRACIKDRPADADQDFQVGLSLSQDHFVESDRAVITVTSTRDAYLYLYDVGMNSETSLLVPNEFVPEARIRAGQTWTYPDEQTVNRGVYVAAQLPEGRPPVSAEVIRLVATKVPLQASYYDPARGGYLGVMQKLNASAFDWAEDASAFTIYPAKGK from the coding sequence ATGAGGCGATGCCTTCTGCTCCTTCCTCTCATCCTGGGGGCGACCGCTTGCGCGGGCGCCAAGGCCAAGCCGACGGCGACCAAGCCGGACTATGAGGCGGTCAAGGCCAGGGCAGAGAAGTCCCTCAACGAGGTCGAGCCGGGTCTTGGCGAAGCCAAGAAGGCCAAGACCGCCCCGGCTCCCGCCGCCGTTGCGGCCGTGCCGGAGTCGCCCGCGCCTTCCTCGCAGATCGGAGAGAAGGACCCCAAGCTCGGCTGCACCTGGGTCCGAGCCGAGGCCAAGGTGACGGTCAACGAGGACCAGAGCCGCAGCCAGGTCCGCGCCGCGGCCATGGAGAAGGCGCGCAACGCCGCCATGCACGACCTCCTGGGCGTGGACGTGAACTCGCGTTCCCTGGATTTCCAGCAGGAAGGGCTGCGCGGGCAGACCAATCTCATCGAGAGCATCCTGCGCACCACCCGCCGCGGTCGCATCATCAACGAGAAGGTCGCGCTGGACCAATACTGCGACCTGGGCGACTGCCGTCAATGCGGCTATGCGGTCGCGCTGCGCGCCTGCATCAAGGACCGTCCCGCCGACGCCGACCAGGACTTCCAGGTCGGGCTCTCCCTCTCCCAGGACCACTTCGTGGAGAGCGACCGGGCCGTGATCACGGTGACCTCGACCCGCGACGCTTATCTTTATCTCTACGACGTGGGCATGAACTCCGAGACCTCCTTGCTGGTGCCCAACGAGTTCGTCCCGGAGGCCCGGATCCGGGCCGGGCAGACCTGGACTTATCCGGACGAGCAGACCGTCAATCGTGGAGTCTATGTGGCAGCCCAGTTGCCCGAGGGGCGTCCCCCGGTCTCCGCCGAGGTCATACGCCTGGTGGCGACCAAGGTCCCGCTGCAGGCCAGCTATTATGACCCGGCCCGCGGCGGCTACCTGGGCGTCATGCAGAAGCTCAACGCTTCCGCCTTCGATTGGGCGGAGGATGCCTCGGCCTTCACGATCTATCCCGCCAAGGGGAAATGA